In the genome of Onychostoma macrolepis isolate SWU-2019 chromosome 10, ASM1243209v1, whole genome shotgun sequence, the window agtttgtgtcttactatctctataattaaccatttagatgttttcaaaaAGCAACCCTACTACAGtgtcagtgaaattcacaacaagtgctgtaaaactgttaacatgattgattagttcaaaaatcaggagtgacatggctaaacatttaactagacagtctttctctataaaaacGGATACATTCTCCGTAACTCTTATCCTCTGTTGAATcgcgggatatagaatatacatatattgatacaattgttcaacattcaaaacaatgcaggggtataacaatatatcgtgtcacaatatattgtaatacaaaaatgcaaatgtataatGGATAGCAACAATATTGtataccaaaaatgaaagcttagacaatttaatttagtatcagatatagtaatgtcacccaagaggtcattaattattaataaaaaaatgaaaacaaatcacattatttagtacaatatcttaaactttttttaaaatgatgtaaCTGTGCTATCATTTGTCTAAAATAATTACGTATTTTTTAGCTaagcaaaatgatgaatatttctcttctggtgtCACTCTTGTCCTGTGAATTGGGGAGAAGGAACAAGTTCACGCTGATGTAATACtaaattcagcattttaataaacagtggtttaataAACAGCATGCAACACGGGTGAAGAcaaagtttatttgcaaaacactggatttgtttgatgaatattggcacaaaattcgctccatacaAAACGGTCAGAATTCTGTCCCTAAAATACTCATCCTCTTTACCTGATCACGTGATAGCTGAGCAATTTCAGCGAGCAGCGGAGGACAGGCACATGCAAAGAGCAGAGGACAGAGAGATAATGGAGGGAAAGTAGACATTGCCAAGAAGAAAAGAGCAGAGCCATCAGTTGAAAAGCACCCGGACGCCCAGCAGAGATATAGCAAGCATGCTAACTACAAAATAACCTAACATTAACGCCAAGGACTGCACTGAAAATCAAATAGGCTTTCGTGCAAATATGTGCAATTAAAGCCATTATTGACACAGCAAAAAGCTTCCAGTATTAAGAAGTATTAAGCAACAGCTCGAAGGACATACTAAACAAGATGCACTTACTTCTGAAATATGAAGATGCTAATGACAATAGCCACAGAGATTAAATCTGAGGTGATCCATATCAGGCCATATTCATCTGCACTCTACAAAACATGTTAAAGCAGCATTTAGCCATTAGATATCaatgtaaatacattaaaaaaaaataaaaagcaaatgagggggaaatatatatatatacactatatataaataattttatagaaattatatactatagagagagagagagaatctcTGATGTGTCTAAATATTCAGTCTTCAGTACTATTTCCAGGgaatattttaagtatttcaaAGGTTTTTGGAGATAATTTCTCTCACAATCCCTTTCTCTATAGATTTTTTTGGATGCAAATGTATGCAACCATTTGCAACATTATTTCTCAATACTGATCTTGCATCATATATAAAGCATGCCAATTTAAAATCTACAGTATTCTGTGGAATGGatggtaaaatgtgttaaacaGGGCCAAGATTCACTACATCCTCCTTGAAAGCTGACAGCATAATCAAATCAGCCATTAAATGAACATCCAGCCAATGTGTAGGACTTCATGAATGACAAGCGTTCCAAATCTGTGGAAAACTGGCCTGCTTTTAAGTGTGTACTTGAGCGTGGCCAGCAGAGTATGTACTTTTCAGTGTGAAAAGGAGTGTGTGAACTGGGATtcagacagagagagatcaGTACCATGATCCAGATAGGATTAGGCACTTTCTTCAGGATGTGTGGAGCATCAGAAGAGACGGACTGAACCCCGCTGCACCACATGAGCGAATACAGCCACGGCTCATTCACCGGATACACGTTCACACTCACATTACTGCCAGAAAACTGCCTGCtcataacacacacatatacagagaGAAAGCTTGCTTGGTTAAAGTATTGCAGAACAAAACCTCATGCCTACTTtcatataaattaaacaataagattgacgaaaaaaaatgtatctataaatttaaacttcacacattaaaatatagattatataaatatataattcaaaatgcattgtaatatatcatcataataaaaataacaataaaaatgagtaTCTAAATACATCTATTAAAatggataaaatattttaattttacattttcaccttttcttatttcaaataactgtatGCCATATGATAACTCCATATTAACATTgtaatatacttttattttaccGTAATAGCAATAGCTGCATGGTTATGATGATGTATTTCAATGCAAAATGCTTTCAGTATGATATTTAATACAGATTTGGAAATGCAGATGTCTGCTGACgttctgaatgtgtgtgtgtgtgtgtgggtgtgtgtgtacctgatATCCTGAGCTCTCGCCTGGCTGTAGTGCAGGGTCAGAGTACTGATCCCTCTTTCTTTCAGCTCAGCCACAGGAAGTTTCTCATCTGATGTCTGCTGAAGGAGAGGAACCGCTGCACGCACCTTCTTCCTGTACCAGTCAGGCGTCCAcatcacctacacacacacacacacacagtagatGATTATGCTCTTTTCATATTTTTCGGAATATTAATACTGAATATTAAGACTATTAGACAACATTTCAACTAATTATATGAAATtggtaaatgaataaattagttatttttgataaattattttatggCTCATAAAGTAGCTGATAAAGgcattttataatgttagacacttaagaatattttgctcaatatttaaaatttagaaTGAATAACAAGACATAGACAAGATTTCTAATTTCTTcaagtcataaaaataaatatatgcatttttaaatatatatttttagatgaaTTATGAATGTATTGGTTATCTCATAAACTAGCTTAGAAAGACCGTttctaatattataaatttattatcaatatttaagaTGGATTTAGAAAATTTTGATGGAGTAATATGATGGACATATTTCAGCaatatatttaagaataaatacacacatttttaaatattaaatacgttTTAAAAGATTTTGAATTTTGGCACATGAAATAGTTGATAAAGGTCTTAAAACCTTATTAAGaatatttttctcaatattttagatttagtcaaaataagacattaaacaacatttcaacaaattatataaaaatatataaaaagtatattataaatgtaaaatatttttagtttctTAGAATTGCTGGGCACATAAAGCAGCTCATGAAGGTTTTTTCAATTGTTGGAAGCTTATCAATAATATGTTTCTCAATATTTCAGATATAGACTGAATAAGGCATGACAGACAACACTTCAACAAATTTTCACTGTTCAGATGTTGGTTTAAGATGGTCTTTAGACAACAACaggtctttttttgtttgtttgtttgttttttaaatcagagGCTTGCcaagtgtgtgcatgtatgttgtgtgtgttttgtgctcTCACCTGTTCTGGTAGGATGCTGGATCTCTGAATGACCTTCAGTGCATCACTGACCCAGAGCTGGTGTCGGGGGTGTTGAGGTGGAGGTCGCCGCAGGCTGAAGATCACGGAGCGGTTCGTTCTAGCAGCCAGACGCAGCAGCTCCGCGAGGCTACACACCGTCTGATTGGCCGTGCGGTTGCGATCCTTTTCAGACATGTACTGCACCGTCCAGTACGGGTCATCCTGAGGGACAAACAACCTCAAAATCTTTAGTAACTGTGGAAGTAAAAGATGGAcaaaagaaataagaaatgaaTCAAATTTAATACCCTGAGGAACCAAAGTCCAGCATTGAGACTGCGAATCTCTGTCCAGTTAAAGAACGAGGCGTCGTGGTCCTGACGGGCTggaaacagtttgtccacattGGTGGTCCTGCGTAGTGTGCGGTCCCTCATCAAAAAGGGCACTCCATCCAGACTaaagcacaacaaaaacaaaaaaacatccaatCATATTAGAGTCATGTTACTGCGAGCCAATTAGAGCTGCTGCCATTCTCTCtcacattcaaaaagatacgatgaaataaaatattaattaaatgactATTAATTCAAAGAggtatgataaaaaaataaaataaactagatgaatacaataaattaaaaaataaaataatatcattcatatatatatatatatatatatatatataatataatacctaatgtaataaaataattaaaatacaaacatatgAAACCAGttatgattcattcaaaaatgtatgattaaaatgataaactaaACAAAGGCAGATTactattaattaaaaagtatgctaaaaataatataatccacataaatacaataaataaaaaataaaatataatatgaaatacaaaaatacaaaataaattaattctaaAAGGTATGATAAAAATTTTTGGATTTGGATTAattcaaaatgataaaataaactaaGACATAACTATTAATTCAAAAAggtatgataaaaataaaataaaccagaTAAATaccataaatgaaaaataaaataaaatatgattcatTCAGGTATGTGACGTATGTTTCATAAAGTCATAATACCTGATGGTAACATCTGCTTCCAGGGCAGTGACCTTCTGTTGCAGTGCTTTACTAAAGGACATAATGGTGTGTTCTGGAGcgagctgagagagagagagaggtagtGTGTAATGGGAGTTACTATCTTAAGACTCCTTCGAGGAAGTCAAACAAACAGGTTTAAGCTTCATTCATTGTACAATCAGCTTAATGTTTACACAGAGTGTAAGTTTTGCACTctacagcagtgacacacgatCCTTCCAGCGCTTTCTAACTGTTGCTAAACTTCAGAGAGACACTTGGATGCCAAACATCTGGCCTGAAAAACCAGGATTATGAAACTCACCACTGGAGCTCCACGACGGCCAATGACAGCAGGACGAGGACCGAGCTTGGACCGGTCCATGATGCAGGGAGAAGAGATGAAGAGGGGAACCAGATACAGAACCAGGAGGACGCTCACATAAATCGCCAGCGTCACAACTTGAACCCCTggataaacacacaaacatatgcaaaaaaaagtgtcactactgtttaaaaggtttggatcagtaagatttatgttttttaaagaaggcTGCATTTAGTACAGTTTaggatgtaatttattcctttgatgcaaagctgaatttcttcagtgtcacatgatccttcagaaatcattctaatgtgctgatttgccgctcaagaaacatttcttattattatcagtgttgataGCAGTTGtgcacttaatatttttgggggaatttttttttctattaatagaaagttcaaaagaactgcatttgtCACTGTAAATAAACTGACTACATCCtcactgaataaaagcattcttttctttcaaaaacaaacaaacaagcaaaaactTACTGATCGCAAAATTTTGAAGGGTAGTGCACCTATATTTTACCATTACATGTTATGAAAGTGTAGGGGCTGTCTTAGCTTTGACCCAGTCTGCCTTTTCCCCTCACATGATCTTCAACTCACTTGATCTTTCCATGCGCACCACCTGACCGGCGATGACCCACCCTAATGCTGTGACCGCAGCTAAAGCTCCAATGTGCAGAAACGGCCCTGTGAACTACAACAGCAAAAACATCATTTCTTGCCAAGAAAGATCTCAAGACATTGGACAGTAATATGCTTATGAGGTTGATCCAACCTGCAGAGAAATGATGACAATGTCCCATTCGTCCTGCCAGAAATCATCAATGGACACCACTCCTGTTATGGTTGTGAGCAGAATGGCCAGAACTACAATCTGTAGgaaataaaacttgttttaatatacattcaGAACTTCAGTCTAGTTCTAGGCTTTACCTAGATTTACAAACTCTTCTCACCTTATGGATCCAGTACAAATTAAGCTGCTGTCCCAGTGCAATGTGACAAAGTGCAAGAatctgaaaaaattaaataaaatacaatagaaaattataaataaaagacataaaaataaataaaagtaacataAAAATGATTCACTTTTATAAAGATATTGTGTTGTATTTTGTATAACAATAACatcaataatgataaaaaaaaaaaaaaaaacaattattaaggCTACAATGGTGATGTTTTGAACCAACAAGCAGTCAGTCATGGCTTCACCGTGTAAATGCGACAATTAAAAGGCCATAAAAGTTTAAAGGCACTGCTCACTTTCTCTATGCCACATGTGCATGTGTGAAGAGCGCTCACCATTAAAAATGCAGTGTAAGTGAATCCTGTGAGTGTTGTGGCAAGAATGGGGACTGTGCCATCCTTCCAAACGGCTGAACGATTATATAACAACCTGCCAGAGAAACAAACCCATCAACAGGTCTCACACCAAACACAAAGCATGCTTTACATACATGATGTTTTCCAACAACTTAGGGCCAGTTTCACTAACAGCGTGCACCAGTGTaaaccgtcttttggcgttaaaatagtactgtcaggaatTACTAAAGACGCGCAGTGACGAATTAGCACTGTAAAGACAGTTATTTTTGAGCATGACCTTATTGAATACgtatttgtaggagtttc includes:
- the gdpd5a gene encoding glycerophosphodiester phosphodiesterase domain-containing protein 5 isoform X1, which codes for MVKHQPLQVYERQLCLSCLTGIYGCRWKRYQRSHDDSSKWECSWFFLLCCSFLLLLVWSYFWLEARNDYNEFNWLLYNRSAVWKDGTVPILATTLTGFTYTAFLMILALCHIALGQQLNLYWIHKIVVLAILLTTITGVVSIDDFWQDEWDIVIISLQFTGPFLHIGALAAVTALGWVIAGQVVRMERSRVQVVTLAIYVSVLLVLYLVPLFISSPCIMDRSKLGPRPAVIGRRGAPVLAPEHTIMSFSKALQQKVTALEADVTISLDGVPFLMRDRTLRRTTNVDKLFPARQDHDASFFNWTEIRSLNAGLWFLRDDPYWTVQYMSEKDRNRTANQTVCSLAELLRLAARTNRSVIFSLRRPPPQHPRHQLWVSDALKVIQRSSILPEQVMWTPDWYRKKVRAAVPLLQQTSDEKLPVAELKERGISTLTLHYSQARAQDIRQFSGSNVSVNVYPVNEPWLYSLMWCSGVQSVSSDAPHILKKVPNPIWIMSADEYGLIWITSDLISVAIVISIFIFQKWKMSGMHSYNPEQIMLSAVVRRPSRDVNLMKEKLIFSEINNGVGSTDELSMYTGNGLDTYARDDMMMPARHASKL
- the gdpd5a gene encoding glycerophosphodiester phosphodiesterase domain-containing protein 5 isoform X2 encodes the protein MILALCHIALGQQLNLYWIHKIVVLAILLTTITGVVSIDDFWQDEWDIVIISLQFTGPFLHIGALAAVTALGWVIAGQVVRMERSRVQVVTLAIYVSVLLVLYLVPLFISSPCIMDRSKLGPRPAVIGRRGAPVLAPEHTIMSFSKALQQKVTALEADVTISLDGVPFLMRDRTLRRTTNVDKLFPARQDHDASFFNWTEIRSLNAGLWFLRDDPYWTVQYMSEKDRNRTANQTVCSLAELLRLAARTNRSVIFSLRRPPPQHPRHQLWVSDALKVIQRSSILPEQVMWTPDWYRKKVRAAVPLLQQTSDEKLPVAELKERGISTLTLHYSQARAQDIRQFSGSNVSVNVYPVNEPWLYSLMWCSGVQSVSSDAPHILKKVPNPIWIMSADEYGLIWITSDLISVAIVISIFIFQKWKMSGMHSYNPEQIMLSAVVRRPSRDVNLMKEKLIFSEINNGVGSTDELSMYTGNGLDTYARDDMMMPARHASKL